From Arachis hypogaea cultivar Tifrunner chromosome 3, arahy.Tifrunner.gnm2.J5K5, whole genome shotgun sequence:
TATgatcaaatccctttttcaacAAATCTTGTGTGGTTCCTTGTTTTTATCCAATTCTACGAATCTTACATTGACAAAATCAAAGCCTATCCAAGTATCCATTTAAGCTCTTCATTTCTATCTTTTGTTGCTCCATCACTTTTTTGTTGTTCAGGTTTCTATTTGATATTTTCTTTATTAGATAGTTAAACATTCTCACAACTAATGGAGTTTGAtctttaactatttttatttcagTGTTACCATTCCTCACAAGGAGGCAGCAGTTACGTGCTGTGATGAGGTTGACCCTGTGGCTAAGGTAATTGGTTACTTACACAGGTTGCATTAAAAAGTGTCATGAACATCTAATattgttttttgttatttgacatttttgctccattcttttctgAATTCTCTAAGTTACTTTTGGCTGCAGTCAATTGGAGCTGTCAATTGCATTATAAGAAGACCAGATGGGAAGTTAATTGGGTATAACACAGATTACGTTGGTGCTATTTCTGCAATTGAGGATGGGCTACGGGGTAGTTGTCAAATTTAGTGGCTAAGCATTTTACACGGGCATTTTGCCATAAACTTTTCTTTTGAACATCTTGTGTATTTTTTGGCAGCTAAACAAAATGGCAGTGGCACAGTTGTTTCACCATTAGCTGGTAAACTGTTTGTTGTTATTGGTGCTGGTGGTGCTGGGAAGGCACTTGCTTATGGTGCAAAAGAGAAAGGAGCAAGGGTTGTGATTGCTAACCGAACCTATGGTAAGCTTCATGAtttgcatttttgtgcttaaagtTAAAACATTGAATTGTCAAAGATCCTTCTAGGATCATTATTGACAGAATTCCATACTGGGAGCTAATCAAATAGCTGACAGTATGATAAATTCTCTTGTAGTTACAGAAAGAAAATGGTCTTATGGCGGTTTAATTGTTTGGCAATATTATTGCATGCACAGATAATATTAATGGTTAGATCTGTTAACATATTCACATTCTTTGTAGTCCAGAATTAATATGCACATTCACTTCTTAACATATTCACATTCTTTGTATAGCTTTTTTGACGGAAATGATGTTGGCTATTACTTCTCGTTCGTTATTAGTGTAGTACTACAGTATCATTTGTGTTATACAGAGCGTGCTAGAGAACTTGCTGATTTAATTGGAGGAGATGCTTTAGCCCTTGCTGATTTAGATAATTACCATCCGGAGGATGGTATGATTCTTGCAAACACGACATCTATTGGAATGCAACCAAAAGTTGATGAAACACCTGTTTCTAAGGTTTGCTCCTTTGATATGACTGTACCAGTTAGGCTCTTGTAACATTGTTGAGTATGATATTATTGACAATCCTATATGTGGAACGTGAGTGAGAGTGAGTTGAGTGCCAGAGAACCAACCATTCTTTTGTTTATGCAGCATGCGTTGAAATACTACTCCCTGGTTTTTGATGCTGTCTACACACCCAAAATGACTAGACTTTTGACGGAAGCAGAAGAATCAGGAGCTACTGTTGTTACAGGATTGGAGATGTTTCTTGGACAAGCATATGGACAATTTGAGAAGTATACAGGAATGCCAGGTACTATTTTAGTAAACCGAGTTCAGTGTACTTTTTAATCAGCTTCAGTTCCCCTGTCTGTACTTATTCTGATAGGATTGGGTTAGGGTATCTTCTATAATTTCTGTGATTCCATTGTTTGCATGTGCAGCACCAAAGCAGCTCTTCAAAAAAATTATGGAGAATTACTGATAAGGTCTCCAAGCTCTAACTTCTATCTTACTGATCCAATGGGTATAGAGTtcaaactttgcttttaatttATCACTCTATCCATGTTACATGACACCTATCTCTGAAAaggtatattttcttttttctgctGCAGAGATCGTCCGTTGTTGGTTCACAGATCCAAGAAGCAGGACGGTTAGCAGCGCATTGCTGCCTGCACCAGCAAGCTTCCAGTTGAATGGGGAGGGGCTTTCTTTAGGGCGTAGTGAGTTATTGCTTTTACCCCTCCCTTTTCCCCTGTTTCACTTGACTAAATTTATGTATCTTAGCCATAAAGAGTTATTGACAAGTAAAATTATTATTTCGCAAATGAATTTTCCTGTCAATTCTTGAACGCTGCTGCTTTGTATCTAATGTTTTTAAGCAGTAAGATATTTCCTTGTCCGATCAAATATTTGCTGCATCAACAGAGCAACACACAAGCACGAGTGAACAATATACAACCAAGCATGGCTTAGTTATTTCCCCTTTTTATTCTTTCTAAGCGACTGATTAATCGTTCACCTGAGCTATACGATGCCAAAATCCAAATTAGGAGGAATGTAGATGTAGCGTATCTAGAACAACaatcaaatcagattttttttttaattttatggaaGGATTAGATTAAAAGAGTTAATAATGATGCAATATTATTTTGGCAATGttcaactaaaatttttaaagaattttcttGTTAGACATTAACTTTTCAacgttttcaataaaatgtcGAACACATTAGttgataaataaatttctaacaaatTTATTATAACGCATTTAGATTCTAGAAAAATATTATAAGGCAAATTaatttttctagagagaggcgAATCTGTTGAGAACATCTTGAATAATAAAAACTTATTGagaatttttgtttttgaaaattaatttgctGTGTATTCTAAATGTAAATATTTATAGGATGAATATTAAATATTCAAGAATATGAAAAATTACTTGTTATATGCAGAACGTGGTGCAAACAAATTTATACAAATAAGTTTTTGTAGCACGCAAAATATTCACCGTGAGAAGTATGTCACTGTTGATAGTGTCCTTTGTTGTTGGTGTGGTGTTGTTTCCCCTCCCAACAGCTCTGTGCTGGGGAAAGGACGGGCACTATGCAGTTTGCAAGATTGCACAggttcccttctttttttttttcttttatttactgcTTATCCCATCCGCTTCATCCTCATTGCATTCTTTATGTTTGAAGGATTATCTGAACCAAGATGCTGTATCTGCTGTGAAAGAGCTTCTTCCCGATTCTGCCCAAGGCCATCTGGCGGCGGTTTGCTCTTGGGCCGATGACGTTGGATATACCCACAACTATCGCTGGAGCCAACCTTTGCATTACGTTGACACCCCTGATTTCATCTGTAACTATCGTTACTGCAGTCAGTCTTTCCATCTTTGCTCCAACTCCTTCTGCTTCTTTCTTCTTGCTTCTTCCTTCCCTTGTCTAATTCTTCATTTTGCAGGAGACTGTCATGATTCCTATGCCCATAAACATGTCTGTGTCACTGCAGCTATTTACAACTATACAATGCAACTCAAATCGCAACTCAACTGTAACCATTTACTTACACATCTTCATTCTTCAGTTGCTCATTGTTGCCCttcttaagttttttttttattgcagATAATTTGACAGAGGCACTGATGTTCTTGTCACATTTTGTTGGCGATGTTCATCAGGTTAAATGTTTTTCTTGATTTAGTTGTATAGAGTTTAGCTTCAAACTTTAATGGATGCTGTTGTCTCTTCTCTATACTTGTGCTTTAAAGGATTTAATAATTTTTGTGTTCATTTTCTGATGCAGCCCCTGCATGTTGGTTTTCTTGGAGACCTAGGTGGAAACACCATAACAGTTCGATGGTATCGGAGGAAAACAAATCTtcatcatgtaagtgtatgcatcaGATACTATGACTGACTGCTAATTCAATGGTTGGTGGAGAGAATGTGTTGTTTCCTTTTCGTCTTGTCTTTTATCGatcatacatagttttaggaaGAGAACTAGTTCAAATCTTAATTTTGATTTCATGGCTGGAATAAGGAAAAGAGAACTAGTTCCAATCTTAATTTCAGCCCTATGTATGTTCTGCACACATTCGTACACTTAGTATCTGATGCCAGACTTAAGAGGTACTTTGTATTTTACATGCTATATGGCCAAGCATATGTAGCTAAAGATGCTTTTGCTTTCAAAATTGCATTTTTATGTCATTGTCATCAAGTTCTGGCATATTCTTTGGTTGGTCTGGTCTAATGTTTGTGCAATGGTTCCCTATAGGTAATGCAGTAGatttaataaattttcattatgttttaGGTTTGGGATGACATCATAATTGAATCTGCTCTGAAGACCTTCTACGGTTCAGATCTTTCAACTATGATTCAAGCTATTCAAAGCAATATTACAGTAAGTTCGTTTATTACTTTGCTTAGTCTCATAATGTGCCTAGACTGACTGTTAACTACTTTATGCAGGACATTTGGTTAAATGATGTACGTGTTTGGGAAAGTTGTGCACACAACTATACAGCTTGTCCAAATTGGTATATGCATACTACATTTCTTTTCAATGTTCCACATTATTATGCTGTAGTTCGGTCAGATCTTTAATTGAATATTATACTATTTACATCTTCTGCTAATCCGCTCCAGGTTTTTATTGCTTAGCAGTGATTATTTTCATATATATTGACCAATTTCATGCTTTGACTTGTTGGTCTGATTATCCTAACTGGCTAACTCTACATCTTGAAACCAAGTGAACAGATGCTGTATGATAGCTTGAAACTACTTTAATCAATCATAATAACTAGTTAACCATTTGTTGGTTATCATTCAGGTATGCTTCTGAAAGCATTAGCTTAGCGTGCAAGTTTGCCTACAGGAACGCCACACCAGGAAGCACTTTGGAAGGTTTTTTTTTGCTCTATCATATATAAAAAGTATTGTTACTTGATTTGCATGATCATTGAAGTATGGACTCTCATAAATTATGATTGTCTCGCCATAATGTAGATGAGTACTTCCTTTCAAGACTTCCTATTGTGGAGAAAAGGCTGGCACAAGCTGGTGTGCGACTTGCAGCAATCCTCAATCGGATTTTTACTTCAAAGACCAGAATTGCTCAATCATAGCATCAAAACAAAACAAATCCAGAAGCCAGTTCCTTCCATAgcagatagatagatagatagatagatatcgCTGTGAAATGCGAAATCCTTTGGGCAAGTGTACTAAAGTTTAGACTTGCTAATTCTTACAATATAGAGTAACACAAGTAGTATCTGTTTTGGTTGGTGTATTTGGCTCCTGATTGAGGATTGCGTAGGACAAGTTGGTTGATTCAATGAAGCTACCTCATAAGGACCATTCAGTTACATTCAAAGACTAACATGTTAATGTTCTGTATCTTATCTTCATTTGTGCCATTTCTTGAGGTTCTTGTACTGATCAGCTTGACACCCTAGAAACTATTTACGTCACGTTTATGCAACCTTTTTCTAAACTTCTAAGCACGTGTGTTTAAGGAAAAAGCACATTTGAGAATATAATTAATGACCCAAGAAACTTCCTGAACAGCACACAACATATCTCTATGATAAAATTGTCACATCTTGGGTTACATATTCATTGTCCAGCAACTATTGCCAGCGGATATGACATACATAAATTTGTGTTTAGAAAAGACCGCTCACATCATGAACTAATAAATTTCTCTCACATGTTGGCTCAACAAATTATTTATTACTCTAGCTTTTGCCAATTGACCAACACTTAATTGATTAATTGTTTTATAGTATTGTCCTATCCATAATCATTCACATCACATGGCCAATTTTCATCTTCAATGTCATGAAATATATATGATATAGTTGGTTACTCTTGTCAGTTATCACTATTTCATAGCATAGAGTcatacataattgataattgCTTCCTTATTCTGCTGCTTGTTGTATACGAAAGGCTAACCCAAGGTTGTATGTATCAAACACGACACACCTATCTTTCCATAATTTTGCTCCATAGAACATAATTGCTCATGCTTGAAGCTTGTGTTTTTGATGTGTAGGAATCACACTAACACGTTGCTTGTAGAGTCTTCATTGCAAGTGTTCCATAACTTCACATAACCTTTCACCTTTTAGTCAACTCTTTTAATGCATACAACTACTATTTTTTGGTGTTTTATGTAATTCCCTATGGTTTTATGTTGGTGCTTCCTCATTTATACCAGAATATGCCAATCTTGCTTGTGTTTAAGGTCAACTTTGAGAGTACCTAAATTAAATAAGCAGATAGTTAAATCTTGCACTCAATGAAAACCCCTTAACGTGTTTCTTAACAAActataaatatataaaacaaaaaggTTTTAGAGGCTTATTATTCATTTGCaagattattatttttctttgtttgagtaTAGAAAAACATATTCAGAAGAGATGGATAGGCTTGGAGGTTTGTGGGGTTCTCTTCCATTagcttttcttttgttgttaggtGCTGCTTTCAATTCAGCACCTGGTGCCAATGCTTGGAGCAAAGAGGGTCATATGATAACCTGCAAAATTGCACAGGTAAACTTCAATTCTAATTTAAGGCGACTAATGGTTCGAGCAGAATCGCCTCTCTTGGAAGATACATGTGGTTTCAACGAAAAAAATGAGTATTGGCTAATGAATTAAATAACAAACAattaaattgtaattgatttcTGTTTTGTAGTCACTTTTAGAGCCTGAGGCAGAAGAAGCTGTTCATCATTTGTTACCTGAGTATGTTAAAGGAGACTTATCAGCCCTTTGTGTATGGCCAGACCAAATAAGGCACTGGTACAAATATAGGTGGACAAGTCCACTTCACTTCATTGACACACCAGATGattcttgttctttttcttacTCAAGTGAGTATCAAGTAAAGATTAAAGGCTTCTATTTCTATCAAACTTTCTGCTCTAAAAATATTAATACAAAATTCTTTGTTTTTGCTATTCTTGCCATAGGGGACTGCCATGATCAGCATGGAGTGAAGGATATGTGTGTTGCTGGTGCTGTAAAAAATTTCACTTCTCAGCTTTTGCATTACAGAGAGGGCACTGCAGATAGGAGATGTAAGGGGCCAAGTTCATGAATTTTTTCCCCCCTTgagaaaatttgagttgaattcttatgatttttttttaagttgcatTAATTCTTGTTAGTTTCTAATGTTACAATCTTGCAGACAACATGACTGAGGCCTTATTGTTCTTGTCACACTTCATGGGAGATATACATCAGGTGTGTACAAATATCTCTttgaattgaattccatttcACCATAGCTTCTTACACAAGTCATAATCCTTATTTCATCTTTTCCAGCCAATGCATGTTGGATTCACCACTGATGAAGGAGGAAACACAATCGAACTGCGATGGTTTCGCCACAAATCCAACCTGCACCATGTAAGTCAGAATCAAAATTCATATGAATAGCCAGATTAATATTTCTGGCCAAGCCAAATATGTTAATCTAGAACTAAAACGGATCAAATGTAGACATAAATTTCCAACTCAAATCTCCATTTACAAATCACTTCTTCATGTGACATATTTTTCtattctttcctttctttaggtTTGGGACAGAGAAATCATCCTGACAGCACTAGCAGACTATTATGAAAAGGATGTGGATCAACTCTTACAAGACATTGAAAGGAACTACACTGATGTAAGACTCAATTCCACATGAATCTTGTTCTTGTTATTATAttccaaataaaataaacaatctTAGTTTAGATTAATGACAAGTTATTTATGATGTAATCCCACACATGCAGGGGATATGGTCAAGTGATGTTTCATCATGGCAACATTGTAGTGATATCTCTAAATGTGTAACTAGGTGAACTCTATTATCCTTCCATACCTTATCATCTTTTTTTGTAACTCATATTTAATTCTCACCAATATGCTTGTTTTGAAATCATAGCTGGGCCAAAGAGAGTATTCAAATAGCTTGTAAATGGGGTTACAGTGGAGTTGAAGCTGGGGAAACTCTAGCAGGTACTAACTTTTCTTATTGAGTAATGCTACGTGACCagcaaatattatcattttttgcACCTATATTTATCAGAGTTTGCACCCACATTTTTTAGAATTTGCACAcatgaattagtaaaatttatttattaaagataattgagTGTTTGTATTGGTCAGATGATggttaaaaatactaaaaattgcaGGCCTCAAGAGTTCTTTTTTATTTATGGTACTGAACATTACATTCATGAGATTTTATGTTTTGACTGTGGTATGGTTGGTGATTTTCATAGATGATTACTTTAACTCAAGGATGCCCTATGTGATGAAACGAATTGCTCAAGGTGGAATTCGGTTAGCCATGATCTTGAACCAAGTGTTTGGTGGCTCTGAAGAAGGATTTGCAGCAGCTACTTGATTAAACATTTAACCGTGCATCAATACTCTACAAAATTTAGtgtttaattcttttttaataacCATAGGGTCTCTAATCCATTTAATTTCCTTCCAATATTGTTGGCCATTTCATTTATGAGTAGTAGTTGACATCTTTCCGTAATAATTTGTAACAAGAACATTTAGTGTCTGTATTATTATTGGATCAATAATGAGACTTGAAGAGCTATGAAACTCTTCCTTTgtgacattaattttttttatggtttctCACTTTCTTTAATCATATGACTTGTTTGAAAAGAAAAACCGTAACTTGATCTTCTTTGTCATTTTTTATGGATAAATCATTAAATTTTGATGGCTAAGTTATTGTTCTTCCGAAAATTGAAGAAATAAAATCCAATTGTTTAATTTATAACAATTTTACATTAACCAATTTGGCTTAGTGAAATAATTAGTTTACTCGTCTTAAACcatttaacaaaaattattattcaCAAATTCCTAGACTTCATTCTATTTCTTTGTTTCTCTCAAATAACTCAAAAATGTAATACGTAAAATGTGTGCAAGtccatttttgttttgtattaaattcTTTCTAGCAACAAAATCTAAATTCTAAACTCTTAGTTATAGTCTAATATtatgtaataaaattatttattctaaaactTGAAATTGTTAAATAGAGAtat
This genomic window contains:
- the LOC112791401 gene encoding endonuclease 1 yields the protein MDRLGGLWGSLPLAFLLLLGAAFNSAPGANAWSKEGHMITCKIAQSLLEPEAEEAVHHLLPEYVKGDLSALCVWPDQIRHWYKYRWTSPLHFIDTPDDSCSFSYSRDCHDQHGVKDMCVAGAVKNFTSQLLHYREGTADRRYNMTEALLFLSHFMGDIHQPMHVGFTTDEGGNTIELRWFRHKSNLHHVWDREIILTALADYYEKDVDQLLQDIERNYTDGIWSSDVSSWQHCSDISKCVTSWAKESIQIACKWGYSGVEAGETLADDYFNSRMPYVMKRIAQGGIRLAMILNQVFGGSEEGFAAAT
- the LOC112791403 gene encoding endonuclease 4, which codes for MSLLIVSFVVGVVLFPLPTALCWGKDGHYAVCKIAQDYLNQDAVSAVKELLPDSAQGHLAAVCSWADDVGYTHNYRWSQPLHYVDTPDFICNYRYCRDCHDSYAHKHVCVTAAIYNYTMQLKSQLNYNLTEALMFLSHFVGDVHQPLHVGFLGDLGGNTITVRWYRRKTNLHHVWDDIIIESALKTFYGSDLSTMIQAIQSNITDIWLNDVRVWESCAHNYTACPNWYASESISLACKFAYRNATPGSTLEDEYFLSRLPIVEKRLAQAGVRLAAILNRIFTSKTRIAQS